The Festucalex cinctus isolate MCC-2025b chromosome 6, RoL_Fcin_1.0, whole genome shotgun sequence genomic sequence ACATGTTGTGGTATGGCAACAGGTTACTAAACTATTTTTAATGTGATGTTGGACCAGGCTTTGGAGGTGTgctgaactttaaaatcgaCCCTTTACAGAGAGCACAATGTACAAGTATCaggatttcattttaaaatattttccaccccccccccaaaaaaagtgatCAACAGCAAAAGTTAAAAAGAGGTTTTAAAAGGTGATTGTGTTCTTATTCATGTACTGTAATGTGGATTGTACCTTCAAGCTTAAGCTGCTTTTCATTACAGGGATCCTCTTGATGTCCCTCATAAGACCTTTGTACAATCTGTGATCTTTGTAGCTTTactgtcactgatttaaaagATTGTGATCACGTTCTCAAATGGTGTgtatattgtatttgtttactcAGTGATTCCCACAGGGTGCCATGGCACACCAGTGCACCAAAAGAGCTCATCACAACTCTGTGCAATGTTAGTTTATTTCACCTAATTTGtcctagttattacaaaaatgtcatCGTTCAGCTGCCTATACCAGTGACATAGTGAGAGTAAGGGcagcagaacaattaaatgaaatgttcttccattagatggcagaaggaATAAGTCGTGCTTTTCGACAAGTATGATTTAGCTTGGCTTAACAGGGTCCCATGAGTTAATttgtgagtaatttttttttgtttttgcgtgtatgccatttttttgtctggtGGTGTGCTGTGAGACTTTTCTAGTGTGTAAAATGGGTGCCTTGGCTTAATAAAGGTTGGAAACCCGTCTTTTGTATCATGTGAACGTTACTCAAATTGGAGAGCAAATCTCGTTTAACAtctgcagcaacaacaacaaaaaatgttttattttgacaaaaaccCTCAAATTCTTACTTCCTCACCAAGAATATACAGCTTTGCATCAACCAGTGAAACACTATGGGACATGAAAACCCCGACAACCATTAAGCAAATATTGTATAGAATTCACTTAAAGATATTTAGAGTAACATAGGGTTGTTTTGTTCAATattatgaggggaaaaaaatgcagcatTATGAGTCAACAAAATGGAGACAGGCTTTGGGGGAACAATTAGCAATAATCATACCATTgtacacacaaatacaattatcTTGCTAGTGCAGGTTGACATACATACTTTTTATGGCAGACACAAATACTTCAGGAATACTTCTATActgtgtaaggaaaaaaaataacagaatggTTGTCAGAATCTTCATTCAATGCAGCTCTTGCTTTTTATACTTACAAAGTAAACAATAAGTAAATACAAATGTGTAATTattatataaaagaaaaaaaaagacatatgtacaattagtacagtTTTTGTTATCACAGTGTAACTGAGCCCTTAGGTCGTTTCTCATTTTGATTTGTACCCATCGCCTTGTGACATCACAGAACAATCCAGGTGCATCTCTCGCTATCAGCCAACACCTGCAGAGATGATCCTACATGGGAGAGGAGGAACCAATTCGTTACACTCTCAGAATCAAGAGTTTCAATCAGCTTTGGGAAATGTGTGCATTGATGAGCACTAATAAGTCTgactttatatatatgtataaatagaTTTGCAGCTCCAACTAACTTTTGTGTAGTCCTTCGTTGGTCATGCGGTTGATGTAGCGCGAGCTGCTCTCCGGAATGAGCCACTTCATCAGCGTGTTGACGCACGACTTCCTGTAAGAACTCCACACATGCCCGCTGACACACGAGACAGGTTGCATACGTTATGACTCCAGGTGCAATACATAACGACATAACTGACAACTAATCTAGCGCTAACGGACAACTTTTGTTTCTTAAAAGTTGGCAACACGGGATTCTAGTTCAGTTAagctattttaaactaaaaagaaaaatataaaaatatataatatatgcaTATCTTAGTAGAAATTATAtggttttttttagataaaatattctttaaatgaattcatgataaaataataataataataataataataataataaagtattcaaaaaatgtcagagtccagaattttaagttgtcagaaaaaggtagacgatagtttttaaaaatacctaaaaatgttcaaaaagaagaaaatcagaaaattacaataaaatgtccatgaaactgacaaatatttcagggaatttaatttaaaaaaaggcaggaaaaaaaaaaaaaaaaagatcaaatgataacatattaaaaaatattaaaattacgataaaatgtctttgggacTGCCGCcagaagatttattttttatttttttccagtcagAAAAGAAATCAATCAAAAATTAAGTATAAAAAACCCCATAGATATCTATATATCATGCATCACACTGGTTGTTTTCTTACCTGGTCTGACCCTTGACCTCTGTAAGGTCACCAACGCCCACAGTGCAACACACACCCGTGTTAAGGTCCCAACTGACCTGCAGGTTTGAATGGTACGTGTTGGGCCTGACAAGAGGAAAAGCACACAAGCGTCAAGGACGAGTCCAAATTCTGCCTACTAAAAAAGTCACGAAAGAAAACAAATACCGGCAATGCTCCAAGGGGGAGAAGGCCAGCAATAGCAGGCCGATGCTAATCATGACAGTGTTGCTCTCCGGACACacctgacacacaaacacaaaaccatTATTACGCACAcacttcaattaaaaaatgtgcCGTAAACGACCGTGTTTGTTTACCTCTAATATGACCACATCATAGTCGCTGAACGAGCAGAACTGCGACGCCCATGCTGCGTCTTTCCGGATCACCTCATTAATGAGATACTCAAAGTCCAGAGTCAGCTGCTCTACGCAAACACTCTGCAACagaacatgcacacacagaacTACAAACTTTTGCCAGTGTGCATATTATAGCTTGTTTTTCAAAATCTTGCTATACAgaatggcactttttttttttttggtctcctctTCATTGGGGTTCAGGagattcccagggtcagcagcatctcttataaagttaactacaaatttaaataaatagttccctgagattaaaatggttttacatTTACCTTTTATCAgcaatcagatttaaaaaagcCCAAATCACCGCCGATGCTTACTTCTGATATTTCCAGTATGCTGTATACTGACCTGTCCATCGTGTGGCTCACTGATCAGCCGCAGGCTCCGCCCTTTAAGATCGGTGACCGTGAACGCCAGCTGCACTTTATCGTCTTCGTAACCTTGATGCAAAAAAGAATGATGAGCACGTCTCAAAGACAAAAGTTGAACTTGTCCATCTTAACTGAAAACATGACATTAACTATGTAACTTAAATGCAGCTACAACACTTTACATACTTGGCCCTTGTCATTGATATGAATCACATAGGGCAGTGTAATTAATTGagatttaattacaattttaattaatatacTCCACAATTACTGAaccagcataattgtaaaacaaaaaacaagtaatTTTTGAACCgtttacatttatacatttaaactttaaaataactaatttaataaattttgtttcatccaaaaggaacttgcagaattatagtgtttcaagaatttttgtcataatattttttgtgttttatatttaaacattttgttttgtacaaaaaaaaataaataattaaaaaaaaaagaaaaaaaaaagattgtcctactgcacagtgcacatgttgCACTCcaccttcaagtttttgccaacataaataaataaataaatattataaattctgtttggtccaaaaggaacttacataattatagtttttctatgttttaattggtcttaatattttaaatgtgtaaacattttcttgttttgtaccaaaaaagaaatgatcgtcctattgcacagtgcacaagttgCAGCACTCCGACTTCaagtcaacataaataaataaactttatgatacataaatattattagaaattctgtttggtccaaaaggaactcacaaaattttagtttttctatttttttttgtcttaatatttttaaatgcttaaacattttcttgctttatataaaaaaacaatcacGATTTCAataattgccaaaataatcatgattattattttttccataatcagaGTCCTATGATAAACCAACTGGCCACAACATTATGACCACTGACAgaaacttgatttaaaaaaataaaataaaaaaactcccCAACTTCTGTTAGTTTAATGAAATGCAGggacaattaaaatttttatttatttatttaattttttaagtctTTGTTCCTTTATTGCCCGTGACCTTGAAAGCAAGATTAATTAAGGTTAAGGTTATAATCCCCTACCCAATCCCTCCCACAAACACAATGCCATTAAAACAAGATTGACAACCCTGGCACAAGGGATCCAATACAAGAAGTGCCCATCCAAAAATCTGCCCTCACAAAGATAATTCCCACCGTTGTGGTTGTATTTTTGTGCAATTGTGGTCATAATGTTGCAGGTGTATGTAATGTACGTATACTGTATGTTGCACTTTCACCTGTATCGCCTCCCGTATTCTGCTCCAATAAGCCCGGCTGGAGACAGTAGTGCAGACATGAGTAGTTGACATATCCAGGTTCACTGGGGTCAACCTCCTGAGATGCAGACTGGGTTGGCGGGGACGAGGGTGATGACGACGAGGACACAGGTGAGATTATTTGTTCTGCTGACTGCATTAAACTATGGCCAGTTGTCAACACGTGTGGCAAACAAGCCCGTGTTTCTTTCGCCGTCGTTTTTGGACACTCCTGCTCCTCCTGCTGAGTGGTGACCACCAACGGCACTGATGCTTTCTCTTCTCCCTCTTTATCCCCTCCGCCTTGGGCCCGTCGGAAGAGGTCGGCTGCAAATTCTCGGGCTCGCATGGcagcttgtgattggctggaagaAGGTTGGGTGGGGTTTGACCTGCTCTGTGTTGGCTGCCTATCAGGAAATCCCTGAGGCAATGAGGAAGTGGAGGCGGTGGGAGAGGACAATGTGGACGCTTGACGTGACAAAGCCGCTCTCTTTGTGTAGAGAATTTGGGATGACGAACCAGCCTTGCCTGGAACAAAGCCAATTAAGTGTCATTTAATGTTTGATAACATCACAACAACATAGTGCACATAAAGTGCAGGGGTCTGCGACCAATTTGGGTGGGTGCTCAGGGGCCCTAATTTCTACCAACCTAGATGACCGTTCTGTCGGTGCCGTCCCCGTGTTCTAGCTAGCAACCGTTACCGTGAGATGCAACAAAGTTAAATCCACCATCATAATATTGGCTCATTCGTACCGTGATggaaacttcaaaataaaagcctcacAGGTAATATTTTACATGGACATTGATGCCTTGTCTTTTATTCTGAAGTTAACCCTAAAAAAGCAGTTATTGTGGCTGCTAACTTGACTTTAACAGTAGTCAGTAAAGTCATGCCGAGGTTTACTGTATTTAAACTAGTCCAAGAACACTCTTGGAGGTGCTTATTGTGTCCGACTGTCAGCCACTCATGAAAAGTAGGAGGCTAAAGCTGGGTTAGTGCGCGGCGAATTTATGTAGCACAACAGACCATTTTGAGCAAACTTGCCTTTTGAAATTGAGATTGTCCAGTTTTGTGTCATTTTACTGATAGTCCGTTAATGTACATGAAAGGTATAGGCTACAAGGGGTcggcaacctttcctgtcacaAGAGCCAttttatgccaaaaaaaaaatgtgttaagcCCCAAAACATTATGATGAATGAGACAGTGTGTTATAACAAGAGATAATTAGACTTGCACCAGAACACAGAAATATGCAACATCCAATTCATTTTGTCtacctttttgtattttttcatacACTTTTATATTTTTGGGCTTTTCCATTAAATTTCTGAcacttttggcaattttatggatatTTGGTAATTTgctgcctctcttcttccttttttgtacatttaatgttttgttttggacattttttcctgccttttttgctatcaattttctgacatttctggcaattttattcaatattttatggtaatttaagggatttcttttttttcggacatttttgtgagttagtttttgaacattttcatttctgcctttaaaataaataattttctgacttttttttttctccaattccgaagacattttatggtaattttctgcctttcttcttttgtttttggacattttaatttattattagctttttaatcattttcttattcaattgtgaccctttttttttcatggacattttatagtaacTATCTTTCTCTCTtctcttttggacattttatggttacttttaggacatttctggtcattaaaaaaataataataataatctacctgtcatctctttttttctaacaacttaaaaatttggactgacattttttttttaaataatttttaaaaatgtaatcattaatccatttaatgattatttcatctaaaaaaaataaaaatgcgtacataattttttttttttttttttttttataaatttctactattttttttttaaagggagccactagagagggactaaagagc encodes the following:
- the dcaf15 gene encoding DDB1- and CUL4-associated factor 15 isoform X2, producing MPTCSCKLASLLTAALFSFIRLCVTLYCLSMLSGQFSQHLFRKLPPRVCVPLKNIVSEEYLRAGHIFLGFTKCGRYVLSYTRDCGEDDFSFYTYHLYWWEFNLHSRLKQVQYVRLFAGEEIYNDIYLTVCGWPNDQSKIVIFGFNYLLMNLMSAENYRDIYITIVSMPPTQPCAECCTLPSSTSVRNGSGECLEHSYVLNSRYQVVYPFPTFQPAFQLKKDQVILLNTSYSLVACGISLCQGKAGSSSQILYTKRAALSRQASTLSSPTASTSSLPQGFPDRQPTQSRSNPTQPSSSQSQAAMRAREFAADLFRRAQGGGDKEGEEKASVPLVVTTQQEEQECPKTTAKETRACLPHVLTTGHSLMQSAEQIISPVSSSSSPSSPPTQSASQEVDPSEPGYVNYSCLHYCLQPGLLEQNTGGDTGYEDDKVQLAFTVTDLKGRSLRLISEPHDGQSVCVEQLTLDFEYLINEVIRKDAAWASQFCSFSDYDVVILEVCPESNTVMISIGLLLLAFSPLEHCRPNTYHSNLQVSWDLNTGVCCTVGVGDLTEVKGQTSGHVWSSYRKSCVNTLMKWLIPESSSRYINRMTNEGLHKRSSLQVLADSERCTWIVL
- the dcaf15 gene encoding DDB1- and CUL4-associated factor 15 isoform X1 yields the protein MQCWPISGVRSSTRTTVLSEMAPSSKSEKDIKHKTQRRHKDHIVKLLVRGQLSGQFSQHLFRKLPPRVCVPLKNIVSEEYLRAGHIFLGFTKCGRYVLSYTRDCGEDDFSFYTYHLYWWEFNLHSRLKQVQYVRLFAGEEIYNDIYLTVCGWPNDQSKIVIFGFNYLLMNLMSAENYRDIYITIVSMPPTQPCAECCTLPSSTSVRNGSGECLEHSYVLNSRYQVVYPFPTFQPAFQLKKDQVILLNTSYSLVACGISLCQGKAGSSSQILYTKRAALSRQASTLSSPTASTSSLPQGFPDRQPTQSRSNPTQPSSSQSQAAMRAREFAADLFRRAQGGGDKEGEEKASVPLVVTTQQEEQECPKTTAKETRACLPHVLTTGHSLMQSAEQIISPVSSSSSPSSPPTQSASQEVDPSEPGYVNYSCLHYCLQPGLLEQNTGGDTGYEDDKVQLAFTVTDLKGRSLRLISEPHDGQSVCVEQLTLDFEYLINEVIRKDAAWASQFCSFSDYDVVILEVCPESNTVMISIGLLLLAFSPLEHCRPNTYHSNLQVSWDLNTGVCCTVGVGDLTEVKGQTSGHVWSSYRKSCVNTLMKWLIPESSSRYINRMTNEGLHKRSSLQVLADSERCTWIVL